A stretch of DNA from Candidatus Protochlamydia phocaeensis:
AATCTTTCTCATTTTGTTCTCCTATATATTCGTTAAAAAATTTTATTTATTGCAATAAATAAAATTTTTCAGGAGAACTTAAATCAAAATTATTTATTAATAATTTTTTGAAGATAAATTAAGACCTTTCTTCATTATCTGTCTCGATGGCAGCCATCATGGCGTTTACAGCAGCAGTAATTTCATCTCTTTTGGATTCTATACAATCAGCTAAAATTTCCCCGAGATTTTCATTTAATGTTAATACAATTTGTTTTGCCTTTTCATAATCAGCTGCCCAGAACGCGCTCTTTAAGCCCTGAAAACAGAAACTTAATCGACTAAAAACAGCTTGCTGATTTTCTATGTCTTGGATATCAGAACATAGGTTAATAGCTTTATCCAGATTATCAATTGATTTTAAAATACATAGCTTCTCTGCGGATAAATCGAATATTTCTTGATATTTTGCATCAAAATCCTCGGATCCAATAAGGTTGGTAAAATTAAGGCTACAGCATAAAAAACCAGTGTAAAAGATTTTCATTCAAATACCATTTAAAATTTATTGTTAGCTGGATTAAAAAGAATTCCTGCCGCTTGCTCTACTTTCTGGACGGACGTTTGAAATTTCTCTAATGGCGTATTTGATGGTACAGGCTCATTAGGCAGGATATAGGCAATAGTCAAAGCTTGTCCATGACCTTTATCCAAAGTCAGTACTTTAAAAAAATGCGTGGGCACTGCGACACGGTTTGAACCTAGGACCTGATATTTGACGTATCGCTTGCCGTCAACATCTGTATAAGGCAAATAGAGCGGGCCTGTGACGACGTGGATATTCGCATATTGCTTAGTTAGGTCTCTTACATGCTTTTCCAGTTTAGACCAATACCCACGATTTAGCTCTGGGCATTGCGGACACATATTTGTCATGAAAAAAGTATCTGCCATTGCCGAAGGACTGGAGCGATGATCGGCGGCTGGCGCCATGTGTCCACGATCAAATCCACTTCCTCGATAGTCTGTTAATGTAGCTCGTAGATGAGGTGGTATGCTGTCGTCTTCTTTAAAGTCAGAATGTGAGCGGTCAGTATCGCCTTTAATACTCTCTGCCGTGAGATGCTCATAAACCCAAGCAGGATTGCGATTGCGGGCATCATAAGCAAGAGAATAGCCAGGCCTGTTGATATGAAAGGAAGAGATGGGCTGCCCAGAAAAGCGGCTCTCTTGCGTATATTGGTGAGTAAATACCTGCTGCTCGATTGGCTGAACAACTTGATTTGTATAAGCCCTTAGTTCAGGTATGCGTTGGCTGGTTATGCCAATTCCTATACCTAAGCATAAAGCGGTTATCCAGGAAGATGGACGAAAAGA
This window harbors:
- a CDS encoding DNA/RNA non-specific endonuclease — its product is MKKKSSSHFSFRPSSWITALCLGIGIGITSQRIPELRAYTNQVVQPIEQQVFTHQYTQESRFSGQPISSFHINRPGYSLAYDARNRNPAWVYEHLTAESIKGDTDRSHSDFKEDDSIPPHLRATLTDYRGSGFDRGHMAPAADHRSSPSAMADTFFMTNMCPQCPELNRGYWSKLEKHVRDLTKQYANIHVVTGPLYLPYTDVDGKRYVKYQVLGSNRVAVPTHFFKVLTLDKGHGQALTIAYILPNEPVPSNTPLEKFQTSVQKVEQAAGILFNPANNKF